One uncultured Alphaproteobacteria bacterium genomic region harbors:
- a CDS encoding conserved hypothetical protein (Evidence 4 : Homologs of previously reported genes of unknown function) has protein sequence MSSPLETALAPEDLARFGDDPAATFAANLKTVRERMAEACVRAGRSPADVRLLPVTKTVPAHVLRLAFAAGIRDFGENKLQEARDKQAALDDLEIRWSIIGHLQTNKVKYLVRIASEFHALDSLRLAEELNRRLDAQGRDLDVFVQVNTSGEPSKYGLDPDALMPFVERLPEYPRLRPRGLMTLAIFSARTERVRACFRLLRNLRDRAVAVHPGLSLLSMGMSGDYEAAIVEGADIVRVGQAIFGPRPTSDAWYWPEAGGGG, from the coding sequence ATGTCTTCACCCCTCGAGACCGCGCTCGCACCGGAAGATCTCGCGCGTTTCGGCGACGATCCGGCGGCGACCTTCGCCGCGAACCTGAAAACGGTGCGAGAGCGGATGGCCGAGGCGTGCGTCCGCGCCGGGCGCAGCCCGGCGGACGTGCGGCTGCTGCCCGTCACCAAGACGGTTCCGGCCCACGTTCTGCGCCTCGCCTTCGCGGCGGGAATCCGGGATTTCGGCGAGAACAAGCTACAGGAAGCGCGAGACAAGCAAGCCGCGCTGGACGATCTCGAAATCCGCTGGAGCATCATCGGCCATCTGCAGACGAACAAGGTGAAGTATCTGGTGCGCATCGCCTCGGAATTTCACGCGCTCGACAGCCTCCGCCTGGCGGAAGAGCTGAACCGCCGCCTCGATGCGCAGGGCCGCGACCTCGACGTTTTCGTGCAAGTCAACACCTCGGGGGAGCCCAGCAAATACGGCCTCGATCCCGACGCGTTGATGCCCTTCGTCGAACGTCTGCCCGAATACCCCCGTTTGAGACCGCGCGGCCTGATGACGCTCGCGATCTTCAGCGCGAGAACCGAACGCGTGCGGGCGTGTTTCCGGCTGCTGCGAAACCTGCGCGATCGCGCCGTCGCCGTTCATCCCGGTCTGTCGCTGCTGTCCATGGGAATGTCGGGAGACTACGAAGCCGCAATCGTGGAAGGTGCCGATATCGTCCGGGTCGGCCAGGCGATTTTCGGCCCGCGCCCCACCAGCGACGCTTGGTACTGGCCGGAAGCCGGAGGCGGCGGTTGA
- a CDS encoding conserved hypothetical protein (Evidence 4 : Homologs of previously reported genes of unknown function), producing MFALRDEAGGVRFSGVSFPDLVRNTLGIDVPEDPRLVDLQGWVLAVSMTEGKPFGPYVPEPTMLSLCRKTAKAIWQTAAEVRSSATSLDAVAICPGFHPLCDCCPFAEDCPKFRGLCVADPALEQDLDDLIDLKSRRSTIDAEIDEREERIRRFCHLSGNRTQWLHSGLHRFKTARVPGRKPLDPNKLRSALSNYLDAPIVDAVLAASTGIGADHERLTIVKQNPGR from the coding sequence GTGTTCGCGCTGCGGGACGAAGCCGGCGGCGTCCGGTTCTCCGGCGTCAGCTTTCCCGACCTGGTGCGGAACACCCTCGGCATCGATGTGCCGGAAGATCCCCGTCTCGTCGATCTGCAAGGCTGGGTCCTGGCCGTCTCGATGACCGAAGGCAAACCCTTCGGCCCCTATGTGCCCGAGCCCACCATGCTGTCGCTTTGCCGCAAGACCGCGAAAGCGATCTGGCAGACGGCGGCGGAAGTGCGCTCCAGTGCTACCAGCCTCGACGCAGTCGCGATCTGCCCAGGCTTCCACCCCCTGTGCGATTGCTGCCCGTTCGCCGAGGACTGTCCGAAGTTCCGTGGCCTGTGTGTCGCGGATCCAGCCCTCGAACAGGATCTGGACGACCTCATCGACCTCAAGTCTCGGCGCTCAACCATCGACGCCGAGATCGACGAACGGGAGGAGCGGATACGCCGATTTTGCCACCTATCGGGTAACCGTACGCAGTGGCTTCATTCCGGCCTCCACCGCTTCAAAACCGCCCGCGTACCGGGCCGGAAACCCCTTGATCCGAACAAACTTCGTTCGGCACTCTCAAATTATCTCGACGCCCCGATTGTCGATGCGGTGCTCGCCGCTTCAACCGGCATCGGTGCCGACCACGAGCGCTTGACCATAGTAAAACAAAACCCCGGCCGATGA
- a CDS encoding conserved hypothetical protein (Evidence 4 : Homologs of previously reported genes of unknown function), with protein sequence MFASGASPAVAGQDVPPKDATSDGFHYPSTSAEQFLDLIITLEGGTGNAELGWYAENVPWRNTLKDAHYARLITPGLREAISREEARLVKKNCDGKYVEGDNCSFDANPIICAQDYSEEGYLFRTEKSGRNEVVLALRWPGISQIIGTYRLVRAGGVWKLDGIRCDPTMSFNMP encoded by the coding sequence TTGTTCGCGAGCGGTGCGTCGCCTGCCGTTGCCGGGCAGGATGTACCCCCCAAGGATGCGACGAGCGACGGGTTTCATTATCCGTCCACGAGTGCGGAGCAGTTTCTCGACCTCATCATCACCCTGGAGGGTGGGACGGGGAATGCGGAACTCGGCTGGTATGCCGAGAACGTTCCCTGGCGGAATACCCTTAAGGATGCCCATTACGCACGGCTCATCACGCCCGGCCTGCGCGAGGCGATCAGCCGCGAGGAAGCGCGGCTGGTCAAGAAGAACTGCGACGGAAAATATGTCGAAGGCGATAATTGCAGCTTCGATGCGAACCCGATTATCTGCGCGCAGGATTACTCCGAGGAGGGGTACCTGTTCAGGACGGAAAAAAGCGGACGCAATGAAGTGGTACTCGCTCTCAGGTGGCCGGGCATCTCGCAAATCATCGGTACCTACCGGCTGGTTCGCGCTGGGGGTGTCTGGAAGCTGGATGGAATACGCTGCGACCCCACGATGTCGTTCAACATGCCCTGA
- a CDS encoding hypothetical protein (Evidence 5 : No homology to any previously reported sequences): MAKVETFLGQTGHYKPLKDGPSGYVSNSLDEAIRGYQAENGLDVDGILNPGGPTISTLKKTVGEGKTASGTVHVQAYEQGRDGKTVHVSDYDRRRPGTGSGADAPGGRGEPSSLLRLADSGAVKADAAPEKQPRKSSLDADKFADALDKRAKPKTQNKCGTFVREALNASGIDLPQGTKSAKDFGPGLEKQGFKPVDEAGYVPQKGDIVVIQPYEGGNENGHIAAYDGKQWVSDFKQRDFWGGPGYRTLQPSHRFYRFAP, from the coding sequence GTGGCGAAGGTGGAGACCTTTCTCGGCCAAACCGGGCATTACAAGCCGTTGAAGGATGGCCCCTCCGGCTACGTCAGCAACAGCCTCGACGAGGCGATCCGGGGATATCAGGCGGAGAACGGCCTGGATGTGGATGGCATCCTCAATCCCGGCGGCCCCACCATCTCCACGCTGAAGAAGACGGTCGGCGAAGGCAAGACCGCGTCCGGCACGGTGCATGTGCAGGCCTATGAACAGGGGCGCGACGGCAAGACCGTGCATGTCTCGGACTATGATCGGCGCAGGCCGGGCACCGGGTCCGGTGCGGACGCGCCGGGCGGGCGGGGAGAACCGTCCTCGCTGCTGCGTCTCGCCGACAGCGGCGCCGTCAAGGCCGATGCGGCGCCCGAAAAGCAGCCTCGGAAAAGCTCTCTGGACGCGGACAAGTTCGCCGATGCCCTGGATAAGAGAGCCAAGCCTAAGACACAGAATAAATGCGGTACTTTTGTCAGGGAAGCACTCAATGCCTCTGGAATCGATCTCCCCCAAGGGACCAAATCTGCCAAGGATTTTGGCCCGGGGTTGGAGAAGCAAGGCTTCAAGCCGGTGGACGAGGCTGGATATGTCCCACAGAAGGGAGATATCGTCGTCATCCAACCATATGAGGGGGGAAACGAGAATGGACACATCGCCGCTTATGACGGGAAGCAGTGGGTGTCGGACTTCAAACAGCGGGACTTCTGGGGCGGTCCGGGGTACCGGACCCTGCAGCCTTCGCACCGGTTTTATCGCTTCGCTCCTTAG
- a CDS encoding hypothetical protein (Evidence 5 : No homology to any previously reported sequences), translating to MSLPLPSLDQLQPAEFDARELFSGQTSGRMVKGYKSPCLHTPIWDPHYLFHDAMREVVVWFLDPTDPLYVFGPTGSGKTSLVRQLAARLNYPVFEITAHGRLEFDDLVGHLSVENGSMTFQYGPLALAMRHGGIFLLNEMDLLDPANRGWAQRHSRRCAAVPADERWRGDPAAPDVPLQHTV from the coding sequence ATGTCGCTTCCTTTGCCCTCGCTCGACCAACTGCAGCCGGCCGAGTTCGATGCCAGAGAGCTGTTCTCCGGCCAAACCTCCGGCCGCATGGTCAAGGGCTACAAGAGCCCCTGCCTGCATACGCCGATCTGGGATCCGCACTACCTCTTCCACGACGCGATGCGGGAGGTGGTGGTGTGGTTCCTCGATCCCACCGATCCCCTCTACGTCTTCGGCCCCACCGGTTCGGGCAAGACCAGCCTAGTGCGTCAGTTGGCGGCCCGGCTGAACTATCCGGTCTTCGAGATCACCGCCCACGGGCGCCTCGAGTTCGACGACCTTGTCGGCCACTTGAGCGTCGAGAACGGTTCGATGACCTTCCAATATGGCCCGCTTGCGCTCGCCATGCGCCATGGTGGCATCTTCCTCCTCAACGAGATGGACCTGCTGGATCCGGCAAACCGCGGTTGGGCTCAACGGCATTCTCGACGGTGCGCCGCTGTGCCTGCCGATGAACGGTGGCGAGGTGATCCCGCCGCACCCGATGTTCCGCTTCAGCACACTGTCTGA
- a CDS encoding Putative phage integrase (fragment) (Evidence 3 : Function proposed based on presence of conserved amino acid motif, structural feature or limited homology), translating into MARVSNRLTAMMVQKLKEKGRYGDGDGLYLQVGPTGRKSWLFRYTRHGKAREMGLGALNAMSLADARSAAASARHMLATGIDPLEAKAAEKERRRAEACSKITFSECAATYIETHKSEWTNKKYAAQWPSSIKTYVEPILGALPV; encoded by the coding sequence ATGGCGCGCGTGTCTAACAGGCTGACGGCGATGATGGTGCAGAAGCTGAAGGAGAAGGGCCGTTACGGCGATGGCGACGGGCTTTACCTCCAAGTCGGACCGACGGGGAGAAAGAGCTGGTTGTTCCGCTATACCCGACACGGAAAAGCCCGCGAAATGGGCTTGGGGGCGTTGAATGCGATGTCCCTCGCGGATGCCCGGAGCGCTGCCGCTTCCGCCCGCCACATGCTGGCCACCGGCATCGACCCCCTCGAAGCGAAGGCGGCGGAAAAGGAACGCCGGAGAGCCGAGGCTTGCAGCAAAATAACCTTCTCCGAATGCGCTGCCACTTATATCGAAACGCACAAATCTGAGTGGACGAACAAAAAATATGCCGCGCAGTGGCCCTCTAGCATCAAGACCTACGTCGAACCCATTCTTGGCGCATTACCGGTGTAG
- a CDS encoding Integrase family protein (fragment), protein MKVLEPIWPTIPKTAKDVQNRIETILDWATVRGYRPADNPARWKGCLDKLFLPPSKVKKEKHHAALAYADVGAFMNVLRQRKEGSARALEFTILTAARTSEALNARWEEFDLDAKVWNIPGERMKGRKDHRIPLSKAAMTVLTKMAEVRQGAFVFPGERKERPFSNMAFLQLLRRIGRADITTHGFRSTFKDWASEQTDFPNEVTEMALAHSIPSKVEAAYRRGDLLDKRQELMEAWGAFCSAPA, encoded by the coding sequence ATGAAAGTGCTGGAACCGATCTGGCCGACCATACCGAAAACCGCCAAAGACGTACAAAACCGTATCGAAACCATTTTAGACTGGGCTACCGTGCGTGGGTACCGCCCCGCCGACAATCCAGCCCGCTGGAAAGGGTGCCTCGACAAGCTCTTTCTGCCGCCGTCGAAGGTCAAGAAAGAAAAGCACCATGCAGCCCTAGCTTACGCGGATGTCGGCGCCTTCATGAATGTCCTCCGCCAGAGGAAAGAGGGCTCCGCCCGCGCCCTGGAGTTCACCATCTTGACCGCCGCCCGAACGAGCGAAGCGTTGAATGCCCGATGGGAGGAGTTCGACCTGGATGCCAAGGTATGGAACATTCCCGGCGAGCGGATGAAGGGCAGAAAAGATCATCGGATTCCCCTATCCAAAGCCGCTATGACCGTCCTGACCAAAATGGCCGAGGTTAGGCAGGGGGCCTTCGTTTTCCCCGGAGAGAGGAAGGAACGGCCATTCTCCAACATGGCATTCCTTCAGTTGCTAAGGCGGATCGGGCGAGCGGACATAACGACCCATGGCTTCCGTTCGACCTTCAAAGATTGGGCATCCGAGCAAACGGACTTCCCCAACGAAGTCACCGAGATGGCCTTGGCTCACTCTATCCCCAGCAAGGTGGAAGCCGCCTACCGCCGAGGCGATCTGCTCGACAAACGACAGGAACTAATGGAGGCGTGGGGAGCTTTCTGTTCCGCCCCGGCCTGA
- a CDS encoding putative addiction module antidote protein, CopG/Arc/MetJ family (Evidence 3 : Function proposed based on presence of conserved amino acid motif, structural feature or limited homology) — translation MEELSMAAAEKRTFSLPSEQAVYIDRLVASGTYATSSEVIRAGLRALQERDAAVERWLREEVVPVAAAMQADPDRAIPAETAFNKVRALHARRMKGSDVDL, via the coding sequence ATGGAGGAGCTATCGATGGCCGCCGCCGAAAAACGAACCTTCAGCCTGCCCAGCGAGCAAGCCGTTTACATTGACCGCTTGGTCGCTTCCGGCACTTATGCGACGAGCAGCGAAGTCATCCGCGCCGGTTTGCGTGCCCTACAGGAACGCGACGCCGCCGTCGAGCGCTGGCTGCGCGAGGAAGTGGTCCCAGTTGCCGCCGCCATGCAAGCCGACCCGGATCGGGCCATCCCGGCAGAAACGGCTTTCAACAAAGTCCGGGCACTTCATGCACGGCGCATGAAAGGCTCCGACGTTGACCTATAA
- a CDS encoding Plasmid stabilization system has product MTYKVVFSPEAENDLLELYLYIAEQAGDARALAYVERLERYCKGFEDFPERGTSRDDLFPGLRIVGFERRVSIAFHIHANTVTFDRILYGGRDLESLADEA; this is encoded by the coding sequence TTGACCTATAAAGTCGTCTTCTCGCCGGAGGCGGAAAACGACCTTCTGGAACTTTATCTGTACATCGCGGAGCAGGCCGGGGACGCCCGCGCCCTGGCCTACGTCGAACGGCTGGAACGCTACTGCAAAGGCTTCGAGGATTTCCCCGAACGCGGCACATCCCGCGACGACCTGTTCCCCGGCCTACGCATCGTCGGCTTCGAACGTCGCGTTTCGATCGCGTTCCACATTCACGCCAACACCGTAACCTTTGACCGCATCCTCTACGGAGGCCGCGACCTAGAAAGCCTAGCCGACGAAGCCTAA
- a CDS encoding conserved hypothetical protein (Evidence 4 : Homologs of previously reported genes of unknown function) has protein sequence MSEITRVLIPLESHSIETFQTALSYAIQICKKTKASSIILLTHTKQQLKGTSLYQFLGDRAVKALSKGTVALSGGIQLRHETMQTLRWVSHPSVILAYYAETRILDLADEQHNIVGVVAVPDLPGEADDWATRWGTIVHGRGRVAPAALIEDGIVVRALEHLTQMINLSTGLGHPRDKEQANEVLRILRAKGHMDPTPKIRSWAIRNGWRPKDADELEKLSLNIWKLKNKPSIAKFCNAHERYDRWRRDED, from the coding sequence ATGTCAGAAATCACCCGTGTCCTCATTCCACTCGAGAGCCATTCAATTGAAACATTTCAAACTGCGCTCAGCTACGCAATTCAAATTTGCAAGAAAACCAAGGCCTCTAGCATCATTCTGTTAACGCACACCAAGCAACAATTAAAAGGCACCAGCCTCTATCAGTTTCTAGGAGACCGAGCTGTAAAAGCTTTGAGTAAGGGGACAGTCGCACTCAGCGGAGGCATCCAACTGCGTCACGAAACCATGCAGACGCTTCGATGGGTATCTCATCCCTCAGTCATCCTAGCCTACTATGCCGAAACAAGGATTCTCGATCTGGCCGACGAGCAGCACAACATCGTCGGTGTCGTCGCCGTACCAGACCTGCCGGGAGAGGCTGACGATTGGGCGACGCGTTGGGGGACAATTGTTCACGGCAGAGGACGAGTAGCTCCAGCCGCGTTGATTGAGGACGGAATCGTAGTCCGGGCTCTTGAGCATCTAACGCAAATGATAAACTTATCCACGGGGCTAGGCCACCCTCGCGACAAAGAGCAGGCCAATGAAGTCCTACGAATTTTACGAGCCAAAGGGCATATGGACCCCACCCCAAAAATCAGGTCTTGGGCAATCCGTAATGGTTGGCGCCCCAAGGACGCAGATGAACTTGAGAAACTATCTCTAAATATATGGAAGCTCAAGAACAAGCCAAGCATTGCAAAGTTTTGCAATGCTCACGAGCGATACGACCGATGGCGTCGTGACGAAGATTGA
- a CDS encoding hypothetical protein (Evidence 5 : No homology to any previously reported sequences), whose product MAQVDLFGNRRVDIAGHSNIRCTGYGAWWQPAFKYLIDIAEPKVLVVPNKQWRLWSQAMRLDVDIHVSGVR is encoded by the coding sequence TTGGCGCAAGTCGATCTGTTTGGCAACCGACGCGTCGATATAGCAGGCCATTCCAATATTCGCTGCACCGGGTATGGCGCTTGGTGGCAACCGGCCTTCAAATATCTGATCGACATTGCCGAACCAAAAGTCCTCGTCGTCCCGAACAAACAATGGCGCCTTTGGTCGCAAGCGATGCGGCTTGATGTCGATATCCACGTCTCTGGGGTGCGTTAG